One Campylobacter pinnipediorum subsp. caledonicus genomic window carries:
- a CDS encoding replication-associated recombination protein A, with product MFALEFRPKNLDEIYGQEQIVMVFKKFIKNGKIPHSIFYGVAGCGKTSFARALAGVLNYDFYEFDGGNLKIEEFRKILKNYENALTKPLFFIDEIHRLSKTQQEALLVPMENYKALIVGASTENPYFTLSSGIRSRSMLFEFQPLDSGELEKMLFYIKDKINFEIDDEAKEYLIKSSGGDARGFLNLLEFAISLDTHITLENLKILRGHSVCSGASNDDTHYNLASALIKSLRGSDIDACIYYLARLIDEGESADFIARRLVIFSSEDIGNANPNALNVATNTLLAVLKIGYPEARILLSQCVVYLASSPKSNSSYKAINKALDYVKNNEKLEIPKYLINTLPEKKDYLYPHNFGGWVKQRYLQKDLKFYESNSIGFEKTLDEWQEKIKQCK from the coding sequence GTGTTTGCATTGGAATTTAGACCTAAAAATCTTGATGAGATATACGGTCAAGAACAAATAGTAATGGTATTTAAAAAATTTATCAAAAATGGAAAAATACCTCATAGTATATTTTATGGTGTTGCTGGTTGTGGTAAAACAAGCTTTGCCAGGGCTTTGGCTGGAGTTTTGAATTATGATTTTTATGAGTTTGATGGTGGAAATTTAAAGATTGAAGAATTTAGAAAGATTTTAAAAAATTATGAAAATGCGCTAACAAAACCGCTATTTTTTATAGATGAAATTCATAGATTAAGCAAAACCCAACAAGAGGCATTGCTTGTTCCTATGGAAAATTATAAAGCATTAATTGTTGGAGCAAGTACTGAAAATCCATATTTTACCCTTAGTTCCGGCATAAGAAGTCGTTCTATGCTTTTTGAGTTTCAGCCCCTAGATAGCGGTGAGCTTGAAAAAATGCTTTTTTATATCAAAGATAAAATAAATTTTGAGATAGATGATGAAGCAAAAGAATATCTTATAAAAAGTAGTGGAGGCGATGCTCGTGGTTTTTTAAATTTACTTGAGTTTGCAATTAGCCTTGATACTCATATAACTCTTGAAAATCTTAAAATTTTAAGAGGGCATAGTGTTTGTAGTGGCGCATCAAATGATGATACGCATTATAACCTTGCTAGTGCTTTGATAAAAAGTCTAAGAGGTAGCGACATAGATGCTTGTATCTATTATCTTGCAAGACTTATAGATGAAGGCGAAAGTGCTGATTTTATAGCTAGGAGGCTTGTAATTTTTTCTAGCGAGGATATAGGAAATGCAAATCCAAATGCTTTAAATGTGGCCACAAATACACTACTTGCTGTTTTAAAAATAGGCTATCCAGAGGCTAGAATACTTCTTTCTCAGTGTGTCGTTTATCTAGCTTCATCTCCTAAATCAAACTCAAGCTATAAAGCTATAAACAAAGCATTAGATTATGTTAAAAACAATGAAAAACTTGAAATTCCAAAGTATTTAATCAATACATTGCCTGAAAAAAAAGATTATTTATATCCTCATAATTTTGGTGGATGGGTAAAACAAAGATATCTTCAAAAAGATTTGAAATTTTATGAAAGTAATTCAATAGGTTTTGAAAAAACACTTGATGAATGGCAAGAAAAAATAAAACAATGCAAATAA
- the ruvX gene encoding Holliday junction resolvase RuvX codes for MNDEKFIAIDIGLKRIGLAFGFKGVVVPLTPILRKNRNQASRDISRVLDEYNADILVVGVPIGGSSEDEMRRRILHFVSLLDFTGKIIYQDESFSSFEAADFVKDKRDGKLDSMAALIILKRYLQISA; via the coding sequence ATGAATGATGAAAAATTTATAGCCATAGATATCGGCTTAAAGCGTATAGGATTGGCTTTCGGATTTAAGGGCGTTGTTGTTCCTCTTACGCCTATACTTAGGAAAAATCGCAACCAAGCATCAAGAGATATCAGTAGGGTTTTAGATGAATATAATGCTGATATTTTGGTTGTTGGAGTGCCTATTGGTGGAAGTAGTGAGGATGAGATGAGAAGAAGAATATTGCATTTTGTATCCTTGCTTGATTTTACTGGAAAGATTATATATCAAGATGAATCGTTTAGCAGCTTTGAGGCTGCTGATTTTGTAAAAGATAAAAGAGATGGTAAGCTTGATAGCATGGCTGCACTAATAATACTAAAAAGATATTTGCAAATATCTGCATAA
- a CDS encoding multidrug ABC transporter permease/ATP-binding protein, with translation MIKKILIKNTKTLIKIFFLTLLYSGLGILTLSFINNQILTIVDFDMFVVVEFLSLLVVFLVVSIYANASLSIFGHNFVYNMRKEVVKRILDTKNSQIELIGKAKIIASLNNDIRTISFALMSVPNFIQGLFFMAATSIYLIYISPKLFLFVFVWILAMLLVGVFFMSNIHKYFKLARKSDDDLQSSFEDVVQGHKELTLNRYRASMVFDEFDNVANEKKINLIKADIFNSISDNWSNIMLLGLVGMCIFLSISLNWASLQTAITTALTILFLRTSLTSLIGSVPTLLSAKVSYEKLMSLNFVDYKDDFLPENLLDKNWKELRFENVNFKYNDKFGLKNLNLKINRGDMIFLIGKNGSGKSTFSNLVCGLLQPSSGNIYLDNVAIGYDNLSDFQSNISAIFSDLYLFSQVIDENGDFSNEEEYTKLLNMLKIEDKVQVLNGKLSTTSLSTGQRKRLSLLVALSEKRSLLILDEWASDQDPVFKRVFYREILPYLKNQGISILAISHDDAYFDIADRILLAKDGCIRELFGEERAIASIDAVEKIS, from the coding sequence GTGATAAAAAAAATACTTATAAAAAATACAAAAACACTTATAAAAATATTTTTCTTAACACTTTTGTATAGTGGACTTGGTATTTTAACTTTATCTTTTATAAATAATCAAATTTTAACCATAGTTGATTTTGATATGTTTGTTGTGGTTGAGTTTTTATCGTTGTTGGTTGTTTTCTTGGTTGTGTCTATATATGCAAATGCTAGCCTTTCTATATTTGGACACAATTTTGTTTACAATATGCGAAAAGAGGTTGTAAAACGCATTTTAGATACTAAAAATAGCCAAATAGAGCTAATAGGAAAAGCAAAAATAATTGCAAGTTTAAATAATGACATAAGAACTATTTCATTTGCTCTAATGAGTGTGCCAAATTTTATACAGGGTTTATTTTTTATGGCAGCTACTAGCATTTATCTTATTTATATATCTCCAAAATTATTTTTATTTGTTTTTGTTTGGATACTTGCAATGTTGTTAGTCGGTGTGTTTTTTATGAGTAATATACACAAATACTTTAAACTTGCCAGAAAAAGCGATGATGATCTTCAATCAAGCTTTGAAGATGTAGTTCAAGGCCATAAAGAGCTTACTTTAAATAGATATAGAGCAAGTATGGTTTTTGATGAGTTTGATAATGTTGCAAATGAAAAAAAGATAAATCTTATAAAGGCTGATATTTTTAACTCAATTAGCGATAATTGGAGCAACATAATGCTTCTTGGCTTGGTCGGCATGTGTATATTTTTATCCATTTCTCTAAATTGGGCTAGTTTGCAAACTGCTATTACAACAGCTTTAACGATACTTTTTTTAAGAACTTCTTTGACTTCGCTTATAGGTTCTGTTCCTACTTTGCTTAGTGCTAAGGTGAGTTATGAAAAACTAATGAGTTTAAATTTTGTTGATTATAAAGATGATTTTTTACCTGAAAACTTACTTGATAAAAATTGGAAAGAACTTCGCTTTGAAAATGTAAATTTCAAATATAATGATAAATTTGGATTAAAAAACTTAAATTTAAAAATCAATCGCGGTGATATGATATTTTTGATAGGTAAAAACGGAAGCGGAAAAAGCACTTTTTCAAATTTGGTTTGTGGCTTATTGCAACCAAGCTCAGGAAACATCTATCTTGATAATGTTGCTATTGGTTATGATAACTTGTCTGATTTTCAAAGCAACATAAGTGCTATTTTTAGTGACCTTTATCTTTTTTCACAAGTTATAGATGAAAATGGTGATTTTTCAAATGAAGAAGAGTATACTAAATTGCTTAATATGCTAAAAATAGAAGATAAAGTTCAGGTTTTAAATGGTAAACTTAGTACTACTTCTTTATCTACTGGGCAAAGAAAACGACTTAGTTTGCTAGTCGCGCTTAGTGAAAAAAGAAGTTTACTTATACTTGATGAGTGGGCTTCTGATCAAGACCCAGTCTTTAAAAGAGTTTTTTACCGAGAAATTTTACCATATTTGAAAAACCAAGGGATTAGTATTTTGGCTATTAGCCATGATGATGCTTATTTTGATATTGCAGATAGGATACTTTTAGCAAAAGATGGATGTATAAGAGAGCTTTTCGGGGAAGAAAGAGCGATAGCTAGCATTGATGCTGTTGAAAAAATAAGCTAA
- a CDS encoding molybdopterin oxidoreductase family protein has translation MENIVKTTCPYCGTGCGIDLIVKNGRIVGAQATKDHHVNDGELCLKGMFGWEFVNSSKRITKPMIRKKNGVFSKDGELCEVSFDEAYDFVASKFKETVSKYGPNSIMGFSSARSNNEDNYVFQKFFRAQGSNNIDHCARLUHGPTVVGLTSTLGNGTMTNDLVEFATDTDVFFLIGTNTSECHPIIAMQIQRGLERGAKMIVVDPKRTDMAKKADIYLQIPIGSNIKTLNTIINIIISENLQDQEFIDNHTSGYELLKEAVKEFTPEKFEADTGIKKELIIQAARLYAKANAAAICYTMGITQFTDGTSNVFSLSNLSLITGNIGKKGAGINPLRGQNNVQGSCDMGALPNVIPAGAVNSEYAQQQAKKVWHFDLNPTPGLKLTQAPDKMDSGELKLLYVYGENPVMSDPWTEHFVHSIHKLDCFIVQDLFLTESAQKSDVVLPAAGWGEKDGTFINTSRRVQRTRAASIPAKGLEPDWKIVCNIAQRMGLEGFNFYTAESVWNELRELMPKYFGGISYYRLDKLGGISWPCPDEDHPGTPVLYTDKNSMLPDEKFKLVPVLYSDYKDEREKIEEDFRAKMNIDKDYPVGSGSLSEVPDEVYPCLFTTGRKVYHYHTGTMTRECPALEYGAGLEGALIEVSPDIARERELEDGCYALVSNKRGKIAAKLMINHDLKEGTIFTTFHYSEADGNELANANDTDPLSGMTPLKMTIANIKKITEDEFIKFRELNEMSMHSETPYLSPKRYT, from the coding sequence ATGGAAAATATAGTCAAAACAACCTGTCCTTATTGTGGCACTGGTTGCGGTATAGACTTGATCGTAAAAAATGGAAGAATAGTTGGTGCTCAAGCAACAAAAGATCATCATGTAAATGATGGAGAGCTTTGTTTAAAAGGAATGTTTGGTTGGGAATTTGTAAATTCTTCAAAAAGAATAACAAAGCCAATGATACGCAAAAAAAATGGCGTATTTAGCAAAGATGGGGAACTTTGTGAAGTTAGTTTTGATGAAGCTTATGATTTTGTAGCTTCTAAATTCAAAGAAACGGTGAGCAAATATGGCCCTAATTCTATAATGGGATTTAGCTCAGCTAGATCAAACAACGAAGACAATTATGTTTTTCAAAAATTTTTTAGAGCTCAAGGTAGCAACAATATAGATCATTGCGCTCGTCTTTGACATGGTCCAACAGTGGTAGGTCTTACCAGTACTTTAGGAAATGGAACAATGACAAATGATTTGGTTGAGTTTGCTACAGATACAGATGTATTTTTTCTAATAGGAACAAACACAAGTGAGTGCCATCCTATAATAGCCATGCAAATACAAAGGGGTTTGGAGCGTGGTGCAAAAATGATAGTAGTTGATCCAAAAAGAACAGATATGGCAAAAAAAGCTGATATATATCTACAAATTCCAATAGGTTCAAACATTAAAACACTAAACACAATCATAAATATAATCATTAGTGAAAATTTGCAAGATCAGGAATTTATAGACAATCATACATCTGGATACGAACTTCTAAAAGAGGCTGTTAAAGAATTTACTCCTGAAAAATTTGAAGCCGATACAGGAATAAAAAAAGAGCTTATAATACAAGCTGCTAGATTATACGCAAAGGCAAACGCAGCTGCTATTTGCTACACAATGGGAATCACTCAGTTTACCGATGGAACATCAAATGTATTTTCTCTTTCTAATCTATCATTAATCACAGGAAATATAGGCAAAAAAGGGGCTGGCATAAATCCATTAAGAGGTCAAAACAATGTTCAAGGCTCATGCGATATGGGCGCTTTACCAAATGTTATTCCGGCTGGAGCTGTAAATAGCGAATATGCTCAACAACAAGCAAAAAAAGTATGGCATTTTGATCTAAATCCAACTCCAGGACTTAAGCTAACACAAGCACCTGATAAAATGGATAGTGGAGAATTAAAGCTTTTATATGTTTATGGAGAAAACCCCGTTATGAGTGATCCTTGGACAGAGCACTTTGTCCATTCTATCCACAAACTAGATTGTTTTATAGTCCAAGATTTATTTTTAACAGAAAGCGCACAAAAATCCGATGTAGTGCTTCCTGCTGCCGGATGGGGAGAGAAGGATGGAACATTTATAAATACTTCAAGAAGGGTTCAAAGAACAAGAGCTGCTAGTATACCTGCAAAAGGCTTGGAACCTGATTGGAAAATAGTATGCAATATAGCCCAAAGAATGGGACTAGAAGGCTTTAATTTCTATACAGCAGAAAGCGTATGGAATGAGCTAAGAGAGCTTATGCCTAAATATTTTGGAGGTATAAGTTATTATCGTTTAGATAAGCTTGGTGGTATATCTTGGCCTTGTCCTGATGAAGACCATCCTGGAACGCCTGTTTTATACACAGATAAAAACTCAATGCTTCCTGATGAAAAATTTAAACTAGTGCCTGTTTTATATTCTGATTATAAAGATGAAAGAGAAAAAATAGAAGAAGATTTTAGAGCAAAAATGAATATAGACAAAGATTATCCAGTAGGCAGTGGTTCATTAAGTGAGGTTCCAGATGAGGTTTATCCATGCTTATTTACAACAGGCCGTAAGGTTTATCACTATCATACAGGAACAATGACAAGAGAGTGTCCGGCTTTAGAGTATGGAGCTGGGTTAGAAGGAGCTCTTATAGAAGTTAGCCCAGATATAGCACGAGAGCGAGAACTTGAAGATGGATGTTATGCGCTTGTTAGCAACAAAAGAGGCAAAATAGCTGCAAAACTTATGATAAATCACGACTTAAAAGAAGGAACGATATTTACAACTTTTCATTATAGTGAAGCTGATGGAAATGAACTTGCAAATGCGAACGATACAGACCCATTATCGGGCATGACTCCTTTGAAAATGACAATAGCAAACATAAAAAAAATTACAGAAGATGAGTTTATAAAATTTAGAGAATTAAATGAAATGAGTATGCACTCAGAAACACCTTATCTTTCACCAAAAAGATATACGTGA
- the moaC gene encoding cyclic pyranopterin monophosphate synthase MoaC, with protein MMLTHIDENNRPKMVDVSQKDITKRVAKASGIIKMSKEAFEAVKNNTGKKGPVTQTAVVAAIMGAKKTSELIPMCHPLNILGVECDIMELSDVCAYKLFVTVAIDGKTGVEMEALTSVSIGLLTIYDMIKAIDKSMVITDIMLESKSGGKSGEYTRL; from the coding sequence ATTATGTTAACACATATAGATGAAAATAATCGTCCAAAAATGGTAGATGTAAGTCAAAAAGATATTACAAAAAGAGTAGCTAAGGCTAGTGGTATTATAAAAATGAGCAAAGAGGCTTTTGAAGCTGTTAAAAATAATACCGGTAAAAAAGGACCGGTTACCCAAACAGCTGTTGTTGCGGCTATAATGGGTGCAAAAAAGACAAGTGAGCTTATACCAATGTGCCATCCTTTAAATATCCTGGGTGTCGAATGTGATATAATGGAGTTAAGCGACGTATGCGCTTATAAACTTTTTGTTACTGTAGCAATAGATGGAAAAACTGGCGTTGAAATGGAAGCACTAACTAGTGTGAGTATAGGACTTTTAACTATATATGATATGATAAAAGCGATAGATAAAAGCATGGTTATAACTGATATTATGCTTGAAAGTAAAAGTGGAGGAAAAAGTGGTGAATATACTAGACTTTGA
- a CDS encoding tetratricopeptide repeat protein → MNKILLFLFYPFLLFAFTISLNSGIENKKSYSVLKISDDKEFECVEQILAYNTKRYACMLDDNGMMDIQDVELDLMDINYKKQDGKFFIVVLPKANSRLINTENKLYFDTNVKTNKSKTSKQFDIVVDPNLKEFDETLPNGVNFAPNFDLLLRPNIGALDFNKAPIEGFDSNDIDIYIGIKKSYDNQSYNKVIDDTQIAIQRHPKSIFAGEFLLYRLRAMDKIFETNDEYEELTPENIIQEGKAWMRKFVSDDNYPEVLYMVVRAYIKDNIFSDAKYMIDILLNEHPKSIFTSLAILDYADAVYNNGKDKDALKLYENVLYATDNIDIASRAALSLTNKSIEKEKIQDAKKYVLKILNSNNDYFLKDKQKAFDLAGAFVRNKMPEVSAKIYEILVKNIEKRDRLYEVSLKNLGIELAKDNQTKEAYKYLNKYQDEFKYGDYVSQVQTAMDNLFFKLDENNATKLREHYKELMKKYQNADIGKKALLSLMDLNIKERKFKQNLEYAVLVKDLNQTKGIEYLNTSAFELAKEGIRQNDCQDVVNLIENYDVNRLELSQFKLYECLNRTARFKDALNLAQTHIYDNDLEDRVEWLVNLSDSYYKTKDYENSIKAANDAISLGAGVEHSDPTPALFFRFYSLLELNRFSEAIATLQVMDEIRGQDFKLIEAYDKVSKYAFYKNDFANANIYSKKALELQNGVRINTFTPELNFIYASSSLKLDHISDALDEAKYILSLRLKPEERSRALNLISTIYIQQKKPQLAKQYLIECINTNIQSSYKSLCEAQLNLIK, encoded by the coding sequence ATGAATAAAATTTTATTATTTTTATTTTACCCATTTTTGCTTTTTGCTTTTACTATTAGCTTAAATAGTGGTATTGAAAATAAAAAATCCTATAGTGTCTTAAAGATTAGTGATGATAAAGAGTTCGAGTGCGTTGAGCAAATTTTAGCTTATAACACAAAAAGATATGCTTGTATGTTGGATGATAATGGTATGATGGACATACAAGATGTTGAGCTTGATCTTATGGATATAAACTATAAAAAACAAGATGGAAAGTTTTTTATAGTTGTCTTACCAAAAGCAAACTCAAGACTTATAAACACCGAAAATAAGTTGTATTTTGATACTAATGTTAAAACAAATAAAAGTAAAACCTCAAAACAATTTGACATTGTTGTGGACCCAAATTTAAAAGAGTTTGATGAAACATTACCAAATGGTGTAAACTTCGCTCCAAATTTTGATCTACTTTTAAGACCAAATATCGGAGCTTTGGATTTTAATAAAGCGCCTATTGAGGGTTTTGATAGCAATGATATAGATATTTATATAGGGATAAAAAAATCTTATGACAATCAAAGCTATAATAAAGTCATAGATGATACACAAATAGCCATACAACGCCATCCAAAAAGTATTTTTGCCGGTGAGTTTTTGCTTTATAGATTAAGAGCTATGGATAAAATTTTTGAAACAAATGATGAATACGAAGAGCTTACTCCTGAAAATATCATTCAAGAAGGCAAGGCTTGGATGAGAAAATTTGTATCAGATGATAATTATCCTGAGGTTTTATATATGGTGGTAAGGGCATACATAAAAGACAATATTTTTAGTGATGCAAAATACATGATAGATATACTTTTAAACGAACATCCAAAGTCTATTTTTACTTCTCTTGCGATACTTGATTATGCTGATGCTGTTTATAATAACGGCAAAGACAAAGATGCATTAAAGCTTTATGAAAATGTGCTTTACGCAACAGACAATATAGATATAGCAAGTCGCGCAGCTTTAAGCTTAACTAACAAAAGCATAGAAAAAGAAAAAATACAAGATGCAAAGAAATATGTGCTTAAAATTCTAAACTCAAATAATGATTATTTTTTAAAGGACAAACAAAAAGCATTTGATTTGGCAGGTGCTTTTGTAAGAAATAAAATGCCGGAAGTGTCAGCTAAGATATATGAAATTTTAGTAAAAAATATCGAAAAAAGAGATCGTTTGTATGAAGTATCTTTGAAAAATTTAGGAATAGAACTCGCAAAAGATAATCAAACAAAAGAGGCTTACAAATACCTAAATAAATATCAAGATGAGTTTAAATATGGTGATTATGTGAGCCAAGTGCAAACCGCAATGGACAATCTGTTTTTCAAGCTTGATGAAAACAATGCTACAAAATTAAGAGAGCATTATAAAGAACTTATGAAAAAATATCAAAATGCAGATATAGGCAAAAAAGCTTTGCTTTCTCTTATGGATTTAAATATTAAAGAAAGAAAATTTAAGCAAAATTTGGAGTATGCCGTTTTGGTTAAAGACTTAAATCAAACAAAAGGCATTGAATATCTAAACACATCAGCATTTGAGCTTGCCAAAGAAGGCATAAGGCAAAATGATTGTCAAGATGTTGTAAATTTGATTGAAAATTACGATGTGAATAGGCTTGAATTATCCCAGTTTAAACTATATGAATGTCTTAATAGAACAGCTAGATTTAAAGATGCGTTAAATTTAGCACAAACACATATTTATGATAATGATTTAGAAGATAGGGTTGAGTGGCTTGTAAATTTAAGCGATAGTTATTATAAGACTAAGGATTATGAAAACAGCATAAAAGCCGCAAATGACGCTATCTCTTTGGGTGCTGGTGTTGAGCATTCAGACCCAACTCCAGCCTTATTTTTTAGATTTTATTCTCTTTTAGAGCTTAATAGATTTTCAGAAGCTATTGCAACTTTGCAAGTTATGGATGAGATAAGGGGTCAAGATTTCAAGCTCATAGAAGCATATGATAAAGTTAGTAAATATGCTTTTTATAAGAATGATTTTGCAAATGCAAATATATATTCAAAAAAGGCATTAGAGCTTCAAAATGGTGTTAGAATAAACACATTTACGCCAGAACTCAACTTTATATATGCCAGTTCGTCTTTAAAATTAGATCATATAAGTGATGCGTTGGATGAAGCAAAATATATACTTAGTTTAAGGCTTAAACCAGAAGAAAGAAGTAGGGCTTTAAACCTAATATCTACTATTTATATCCAACAAAAAAAACCACAACTTGCTAAGCAATATTTAATAGAATGTATAAATACAAATATACAAAGTTCATACAAATCTCTTTGCGAAGCTCAATTAAATTTAATAAAATAA
- a CDS encoding NADH dehydrogenase, which yields MKFKEFKKAKTLSLANLLSLSNLKLANELKECDFKYISCLNDEVLGSKNLIKCEIGSISYILALLCKYTLDIQDEYFDGLDEGYLSGECNVGEEEFDELKEWMKDVKNIIIDSSFFAHPDSKMLFEFLSLFDIDIVLADGEASEIKVDKKFTELKELDSYDGSVIYQYISQDSFIKGGTSFAVASRVKDKDNIILKAKDFELNADFILDTNLKGTIAFVPVKKVNGYNFRLVRVQKI from the coding sequence TTGAAATTTAAAGAATTTAAGAAAGCAAAAACTTTAAGCTTGGCAAATTTATTATCTTTATCAAATTTAAAACTAGCCAATGAACTTAAAGAGTGCGATTTTAAGTATATTTCTTGTTTAAATGATGAAGTTTTAGGAAGCAAAAATCTAATAAAATGCGAAATAGGAAGCATTAGCTATATATTGGCATTGCTTTGTAAATACACATTAGATATACAAGATGAGTATTTTGATGGGTTAGATGAAGGCTATTTGAGTGGCGAATGTAACGTTGGAGAAGAAGAATTTGATGAACTTAAAGAGTGGATGAAAGATGTAAAAAACATAATCATAGACTCTTCATTTTTTGCACACCCTGACTCTAAAATGCTTTTTGAGTTTTTGAGCTTGTTTGATATTGATATAGTATTGGCTGATGGCGAAGCTAGTGAGATAAAGGTTGATAAAAAATTTACCGAGCTAAAAGAGCTTGATAGCTATGATGGCAGTGTTATTTATCAGTATATTTCTCAAGATTCTTTTATAAAAGGCGGCACAAGCTTTGCTGTTGCAAGTAGGGTAAAAGATAAAGATAATATTATTTTAAAAGCGAAAGATTTTGAGCTTAATGCCGATTTTATACTAGATACAAATTTAAAAGGAACGATAGCTTTTGTGCCTGTAAAAAAGGTAAATGGATATAATTTTAGGTTGGTTAGAGTCCAAAAGATATAA
- a CDS encoding Crp/Fnr family transcriptional regulator yields the protein MKKTRTRIGLAELEINNLLEEEYKTAFKHRFLKKDSILYADNISIVIIKNGSAKLSFFEDGDEFIIYHVLKNNITILDDSCALEFLEDSEIYIIELEDEKNIFQSFEFNKITNEALIDIILLQRKIIKSILYESAKGRIANFLIELAKEQDLKQNSYYYVFLPFSVKVLSSFVGLKRQSASTAFNELIKDDIIRKITAHEFLIIDFNALQSYTNYNCLD from the coding sequence ATGAAAAAGACAAGAACTAGAATAGGCTTAGCTGAATTAGAAATAAATAATTTATTAGAAGAAGAATATAAAACTGCATTTAAACATCGATTTTTAAAAAAAGATAGCATTTTGTATGCAGATAATATTAGCATTGTTATTATCAAAAATGGTTCGGCAAAATTATCTTTTTTTGAAGATGGAGATGAGTTTATAATCTATCATGTCTTAAAAAATAATATAACCATACTTGATGATAGCTGTGCTTTAGAATTTTTAGAAGATAGTGAAATTTATATCATAGAGTTAGAAGATGAAAAAAATATCTTTCAAAGTTTTGAGTTTAATAAAATAACAAATGAAGCCCTTATTGATATAATTTTACTTCAAAGAAAAATTATAAAATCCATTTTATATGAAAGCGCAAAAGGAAGAATAGCAAATTTCTTAATAGAGTTAGCAAAAGAGCAAGATTTAAAGCAAAATAGCTATTATTATGTATTTTTACCTTTTTCAGTTAAAGTGCTTTCTTCTTTTGTTGGGCTTAAACGACAAAGTGCTTCAACTGCTTTTAATGAACTTATTAAAGATGATATTATAAGAAAAATAACAGCTCATGAGTTTTTAATTATAGATTTTAATGCACTTCAAAGTTATACAAATTATAATTGTTTAGACTAG
- a CDS encoding DUF493 family protein: MNILDFDKQKAQILYPIFWEYKVIYDASVDIDKKIEEILGKRDCLISFSKFSKDKKYKSYNLSIFVKDEAERLEIFSLLKKSAKYVL; the protein is encoded by the coding sequence GTGAATATACTAGACTTTGATAAACAAAAAGCACAGATACTTTATCCAATTTTTTGGGAATATAAGGTTATATATGATGCTAGTGTTGATATTGATAAGAAGATAGAAGAGATTTTAGGCAAGAGAGATTGCCTGATAAGTTTTTCAAAATTTAGTAAAGATAAAAAATATAAAAGTTATAATCTTAGTATTTTTGTAAAAGATGAAGCTGAGCGACTAGAAATATTTTCTTTGCTTAAAAAAAGTGCAAAATACGTTCTTTAA